One Ranitomeya variabilis isolate aRanVar5 chromosome 4, aRanVar5.hap1, whole genome shotgun sequence genomic window, GCTACCCAGAGCTTCTTGTTACAatgtctcctccatctcctccatctcctGCATCACCTGCAGAAGGAATGATGGCGGTGACTAATGATTGAAGCAGACATCGCAGGATCAGACCCCAGAGAAGATCATACACACCATTTGAGAAGCCCTTTTGTTAGAAAGACAGAAATCCAGAGCAGTTGAAAACCCCATAAAGAGACTGCATTTTGTAAATttaacagttgaacaccacgcttCACTAGCTCATGCGATGAAGTCTTCTATTAGATTGTGGACTGTCATTGTCTTAGTGAATAATTCAATTTTACTACATAACGGCCCGTTTTTATGATCATTTTGAGTAGAAATATTCAAAAATCTAaatttcaaggatattttattcaaaaataattggttttattcttaacagatgactgtaccaggagatcagagggatggCTGAcggcttcaatttttaaatcagaggaccttgagatcacacaggatacaattgaagtaaaTGCCATTACTACAGATATACAATCACCCCTTCACAACAAACATCtatcatctgatcctatgaaagaGGTCATGTCTTCTGATACATTACAGACTACTAAGGAAAGTAAAAGTCAGAAAAGAGACATTGAAAAACAAACTGCTGTTAAAGCAAAGAAGCCAATAACACAtccagaatatggaaatagttttcctcTAAAAACATCTTTTGTAATACATCAACAAAATCACACAGAGGAGAAGAGATttacttgttccaagtgtgggatatATTTTAAACAGAAATCAGATGTGTTTAGGCATAAGAGAATTCATACTAGGGAGAAGCCatattcgtgttcagaatgtggaaaacattttacccagaaatcacatcttgttagtcaccagagaactcacacaggggagaagcccttttcatgttcagaatgtggaaaatattttaaccggaaatcatgtcttgttacacaccagagaattcacacaggggaaaaaccgttttcatgttcagaatgtgggaaatgttttgcgcgTAACTTATTACTTGTtgcacatcaaagaattcacacaggggagaatccatattcatgttcagaatgtggaaaacattttacccagaaatcacatcttgttagtcaccagagaactcacacaggggagaagcctttttcatgttcagaatgtggaaaatattttaaccagaaatcatgtcttgttacacaccagagaattcacacaggagaaaaaccgttttcatgttcagaatgtgggaaatgttttacgcgTAACTTATTACTTGTtgcacatcaaagaattcacacaggggagaatccatatttatgttcagaatgtggaaaatgttttaagtgCAAATCGACTCTTgtaagtcaccagagaactcacacaggagaaaagccatattcatgttcagaatgtggaaaatgttatggGCAGAGATCATAtcttgttactcaccagagaactcacaaagGGGAaaagccttattcatgttcagaatgtggaaaatattttgtacATAAATCAcaccttgttagacaccag contains:
- the LOC143766237 gene encoding uncharacterized protein LOC143766237 isoform X2; translated protein: MLDMEKNKMVERLLQLNLEILFRLTREDYTVVKKTSSERCQAPVCERWGRPLSSITGPPPQLLIYEDINDHKILELLYKMIELLSGEVFIRCQDVTVYFSMEEWEYLEAHKDLYKNIMMEVPQSFTSPVLPCKRTTPARCPSPLLPQDCIQKNPDVPQDHQGEDLTHINTTETYVRSEEWCKEIPTDNCPDDCTRRSEGWLTASIFKSEDLEITQDTIEVNAITTDIQSPLHNKHLSSDPMKEVMSSDTLQTTKESKSQKRDIEKQTAVKAKKPITHPEYGNSFPLKTSFVIHQQNHTEEKRFTCSKCGIYFKQKSDVFRHKRIHTREKPYSCSECGKHFTQKSHLVSHQRTHTGEKPFSCSECGKYFNRKSCLVTHQRIHTGEKPFSCSECGKCFARNLLLVAHQRIHTGENPYSCSECGKHFTQKSHLVSHQRTHTGEKPFSCSECGKYFNQKSCLVTHQRIHTGEKPFSCSECGKCFTRNLLLVAHQRIHTGENPYLCSECGKCFKCKSTLVSHQRTHTGEKPYSCSECGKCYGQRSYLVTHQRTHKGEKPYSCSECGKYFVHKSHLVRHQRNHTREKLYSCEECGKCFVQKPNLLNHQRTHTGEKPYSCPECGKCFVQKSHLVKHQRTHTGEKPFSCSECGICFGHKSSLVRHQSAHTEKKQCSY
- the LOC143766237 gene encoding uncharacterized protein LOC143766237 isoform X1 yields the protein MLFLSSKRERRWTQGTIGRLDMDRNTMADRLLHLTLEILFRLTGEDYTVVKKTSSERCQAPVSEGWGRPLSPIMEPPPHPLIYEDINDQKILELTYKMIELLTGEVPIRCQDVAIYFSVGEWEYLKGQKDLYKNVMMEVPQPLTSPDLSSKRTTPERCPRPLLPQDCKQEDPNVPQDHQGEDLTHINTTETYVRSEEWCKEIPTDNCPDDCTRRSEGWLTASIFKSEDLEITQDTIEVNAITTDIQSPLHNKHLSSDPMKEVMSSDTLQTTKESKSQKRDIEKQTAVKAKKPITHPEYGNSFPLKTSFVIHQQNHTEEKRFTCSKCGIYFKQKSDVFRHKRIHTREKPYSCSECGKHFTQKSHLVSHQRTHTGEKPFSCSECGKYFNRKSCLVTHQRIHTGEKPFSCSECGKCFARNLLLVAHQRIHTGENPYSCSECGKHFTQKSHLVSHQRTHTGEKPFSCSECGKYFNQKSCLVTHQRIHTGEKPFSCSECGKCFTRNLLLVAHQRIHTGENPYLCSECGKCFKCKSTLVSHQRTHTGEKPYSCSECGKCYGQRSYLVTHQRTHKGEKPYSCSECGKYFVHKSHLVRHQRNHTREKLYSCEECGKCFVQKPNLLNHQRTHTGEKPYSCPECGKCFVQKSHLVKHQRTHTGEKPFSCSECGICFGHKSSLVRHQSAHTEKKQCSY